One genomic window of Nicotiana sylvestris chromosome 10, ASM39365v2, whole genome shotgun sequence includes the following:
- the LOC104237415 gene encoding tetraspanin-2-like, translating to MDLGKYGYIIMLILNLFGIIISIPIIVIPLVTVDKFCRETSMTMFLIAGIMILTWSFAGLISSLCCWKIGFQEFIYMRSQVFILFIVVLLGTMAWWQSRTDSRLYTYYDWETFKNCMVKKQVCQRNLRNGLERLSPFASHSLQDACCKYPQICDDRNMSNKESKNQHGPLTWMEIYDGLPATDNNQQGEKQNKSNNETDGDCGKWSSDSNKLCFDCNACKKGYLDKQDQNWVAALSISVVNSVVLLSFSCYFYSKNFGEPNRGNTKSSKVHPADV from the exons ATGGATCTTGGAAAATATGGCTACATTATCATGCTCATTCTCAATTTATTTGgaattatcatatcaattcccATTATCGTTATCCCCCTCGTAACAGTTGATAAATTTTGTCGTGAAACTTCAATGACAATGTTTTTAATTGCTGGAATCATGATATTAACATGGTCATTTGCAGGTCTCATAAGTTCATTATGCTGTTGGAAAATTGGTTTCCAGGAATTTATTTATATGAGGTCACAGGTTTTTATCCTATTTATAGTCGTTCTTTTGGGAACAATGGCGTGGTGGCAATCTAGAACAGATTCTCGTTTGTACACATATTATGATTGGGAAACTTTTAAGAATTGTATGGTGAAGAAACAAGTTTGTCAAAGAAATTTAAGAAATGGATTGGAGAGATTGTCTCCATTTGCTTCACATTCCCTTCAG gATGCTTGTTGCAAGTACCCGCAGATATGTGATGATAGAAATATGTCCAACAAGGAGAGCAAAAACCAACATGGCCCTTTAACTTGGATGGAAATATACGATGGTCTCCCAGCCACTGACAATAATCAACAAGGTGAAAAACAAAACAAGTCTAATAATGAAACTGATGGAGATTGTGGTAAATGGAGTAGTGATTCCAATAAGCTTTGTTTCGATTGCAATGCGTGTAAAAAAGGATATTTGGACAAGCAAGATCAGAATTGGGTTGCTGCATTATCGATTAGTGTTGTTAACAGTGTTGTCCTCCTTTCATTTTCTTGTTACTTTTATAGTAAGAATTTTGGGGAGCCTAATCGGGGAAATACCAAAAGCAGCAAAGTCCATCCTGCTGATGTATAG